One genomic region from Bacteroidota bacterium encodes:
- a CDS encoding efflux RND transporter periplasmic adaptor subunit, translating to MRQINVLTSILFAVLLVGCGSKTNNTNYEPVIPVEVHQVGKMKIERTLDFAGTVMAWRETNLGAQTSGRIEKIFVKEGDEVKEGDVLVQMDDTQLTQARIQCEIAKEDFTRMKPLFDEGSISPQQFDKVKAGYETTKSTYELILRNTQLRAPFSGVITAKRMNEGEVFLLAPGAGGAPAIVNIMQIDVLKILVNVAESNFPNIRLGQTAAIEVDVYPNQSFSGTVSRVDPAINPMTRTFAVEVKVPNSKRILRPGMFARVMIKTGDIEALIIPRSALIKQLGTNILYTYIIENDTAKRRQVILGKEMDEIVEVISGLDIGNQLVVKGMGRLKDGSPAQIVSSN from the coding sequence ATGAGACAGATTAATGTATTAACATCAATTTTATTCGCAGTATTATTAGTAGGATGCGGATCTAAAACAAACAACACCAACTACGAGCCGGTAATCCCGGTTGAAGTTCATCAGGTCGGTAAAATGAAAATAGAACGGACTTTAGATTTTGCCGGAACCGTTATGGCTTGGCGTGAAACCAACTTGGGAGCTCAAACCTCAGGCAGAATCGAAAAGATTTTTGTGAAAGAAGGCGACGAAGTTAAAGAGGGGGATGTGCTAGTTCAAATGGACGATACGCAGCTAACGCAAGCACGCATTCAATGCGAAATTGCGAAAGAAGATTTCACAAGAATGAAACCGTTGTTTGATGAAGGCTCAATATCGCCGCAGCAATTCGATAAAGTAAAAGCTGGTTACGAAACTACAAAATCAACTTACGAATTAATTCTTCGCAACACGCAGTTACGCGCACCCTTTTCAGGAGTCATCACGGCAAAACGTATGAACGAGGGAGAAGTATTCCTGCTTGCACCGGGTGCAGGCGGGGCTCCGGCAATCGTGAACATTATGCAAATTGACGTTTTAAAAATTCTTGTTAATGTTGCCGAAAGCAACTTCCCTAACATACGGCTCGGTCAAACGGCGGCTATCGAAGTTGATGTTTATCCCAATCAAAGTTTTTCCGGAACGGTTTCGAGAGTTGACCCCGCAATAAATCCGATGACTCGAACCTTCGCTGTTGAAGTAAAAGTTCCTAACAGTAAGCGAATTCTCAGACCGGGAATGTTTGCCCGTGTGATGATAAAAACTGGAGATATTGAGGCACTTATAATTCCACGCAGTGCACTAATCAAACAATTGGGAACAAACATTCTGTACACATACATAATTGAAAATGATACCGCAAAACGACGTCAAGTAATTTTAGGAAAAGAGATGGATGAAATTGTTGAAGTAATTTCCGGACTTGATATCGGTAACCAACTCGTAGTCAAAGGTATGGGTCGCCTCAAGGATGGTTCACCCGCCCAAATCGTAAGTAGTAATTAA